A region of Micromonospora chokoriensis DNA encodes the following proteins:
- the pnuC gene encoding nicotinamide riboside transporter PnuC — translation MIIDWLTGTAFQVAGTGTTWAELLGFATGVLNVWLVARQKIANWPIGIANVLLLMLLFWTAGLYADAGLQVVYVALGCYGWWHWLFGGERRSRLTVSRTGRREWLALAVVGVLLTAGLWVLLDRATDSTVPLPDALTTALSLLATYGQTRKRVESWWLWIAADLIYIPLYAYKGLHLTAVLYLIFLALCVLGLRAWRADLRRVDPPTPVPPGPAPVARSAAE, via the coding sequence GTGATCATCGATTGGCTCACCGGCACCGCGTTCCAGGTGGCCGGTACGGGCACCACCTGGGCGGAGCTGTTGGGGTTCGCCACTGGTGTGCTCAACGTGTGGTTGGTGGCCCGGCAGAAGATCGCGAACTGGCCGATCGGCATCGCCAACGTGCTGCTGCTCATGCTGCTGTTCTGGACCGCCGGCCTGTACGCCGACGCCGGGCTCCAGGTCGTGTACGTCGCGCTCGGCTGTTACGGCTGGTGGCACTGGTTGTTCGGTGGCGAGCGGCGGAGCCGGCTCACGGTGAGTCGTACCGGGCGACGGGAGTGGTTGGCGCTGGCCGTGGTCGGTGTGCTGCTCACCGCCGGCCTGTGGGTCCTGCTGGACCGGGCCACCGACTCCACGGTGCCGTTGCCGGACGCGTTGACCACGGCGCTGTCGCTGCTGGCGACGTACGGGCAGACCCGCAAGCGGGTGGAGAGCTGGTGGCTGTGGATCGCCGCCGACCTGATCTACATCCCGTTGTACGCGTACAAGGGACTGCACCTGACCGCCGTGCTCTACCTGATCTTCCTCGCCCTGTGCGTGCTCGGGTTGCGGGCCTGGCGGGCGGACCTGCGTCGGGTCGACCCGCCGACCCCGGTGCCGCCCGGCCCGGCGCCGGTAGCACGCAGCGCAGCGGAGTGA
- a CDS encoding mandelate racemase/muconate lactonizing enzyme family protein produces MTISEVRTHRVSAPLHTPFVTALRRTTTVETLVVEVVDSDGRSGFGEAPQVWQVTGASVAGAGACVHELLGPQLIGRDPDDLVTRCVEVQRAVVGNEAAKAAVDVALHDLAARRLGVPLVRLLGGTTLRVPTDVTLAAGDAVDLAAAARQRQADGFGVLKVKVGTDASGDLDRVRAVRAAVGPGVRIRLDANQGWTPREAVRVIRGMEDSGLDVELVEQPVARWDLDGLAWVSDRVSVPILADEAVFGVRDLVEVIRRRAADLVNVKLAKCGGLHPARTLLDLAGAHGLGTVVGSMMESQVGIGAAASLVAAYGTTAVSDLDAAWWLAWSPVQGGIRYDGSTVVLPNAPGLGISGLAEAKVQTRG; encoded by the coding sequence ATGACGATCTCGGAGGTACGCACCCACCGGGTTTCCGCCCCCTTACACACGCCGTTCGTCACCGCCCTGCGTCGTACCACCACAGTGGAGACCCTGGTCGTCGAGGTGGTCGACTCCGACGGCCGGTCCGGCTTCGGTGAGGCGCCCCAGGTGTGGCAGGTCACCGGCGCGTCGGTGGCGGGGGCGGGGGCCTGCGTCCACGAGTTGCTCGGCCCACAGTTGATCGGTCGTGATCCGGACGACCTGGTGACGCGTTGCGTCGAGGTGCAGCGCGCCGTGGTCGGCAACGAGGCGGCGAAGGCGGCGGTGGACGTGGCGCTGCACGACCTCGCCGCCCGGCGGCTGGGCGTACCCCTGGTGCGGTTGCTCGGGGGCACCACGCTGCGGGTGCCGACGGACGTGACGCTGGCGGCGGGCGACGCGGTGGACCTGGCGGCGGCGGCCCGGCAGCGGCAGGCCGACGGCTTCGGCGTGCTCAAGGTGAAGGTCGGCACCGACGCGAGCGGCGACCTGGACCGGGTGCGGGCCGTCCGCGCGGCCGTCGGGCCGGGGGTCCGGATCCGGCTGGACGCCAACCAGGGGTGGACGCCCCGGGAGGCGGTCCGGGTGATCCGGGGCATGGAGGACTCCGGGCTCGACGTGGAGTTGGTCGAGCAGCCGGTGGCCCGTTGGGACCTGGACGGGCTGGCCTGGGTCAGCGACCGGGTGTCCGTGCCGATCCTGGCCGACGAGGCGGTCTTCGGGGTCCGTGACCTGGTGGAGGTGATCCGCCGTCGGGCCGCCGACCTGGTCAACGTCAAGTTGGCCAAGTGTGGCGGGCTGCACCCGGCGCGTACCCTCCTCGACCTGGCCGGCGCCCACGGGCTCGGCACCGTGGTCGGCTCGATGATGGAGAGTCAGGTCGGCATCGGGGCGGCGGCGAGCCTGGTCGCCGCGTACGGCACCACGGCGGTTTCCGACCTGGACGCCGCCTGGTGGCTGGCGTGGTCGCCGGTGCAGGGAGGCATCCGGTACGACGGGTCGACAGTGGTGTTGCCGAATGCCCCTGGCCTGGGCATCTCTGGCCTTGCTGAAGCAAAGGTGCAGACGCGCGGTTGA
- a CDS encoding antibiotic biosynthesis monooxygenase family protein → MVLEVALIDVLPGHEDAFAAAYAEGHPVLAGATGCRSVRMTRGIESPTRFVLLVEWDSVEAHEDNFRATDRFERWRALIGPHFAGPPVVEHFLDVPALDAPA, encoded by the coding sequence ATGGTGCTCGAAGTCGCGCTGATCGACGTACTACCCGGACACGAGGACGCGTTCGCCGCCGCGTACGCCGAGGGTCACCCGGTGCTCGCCGGGGCGACCGGCTGCCGCTCGGTGCGGATGACGCGGGGCATCGAATCCCCCACCCGCTTCGTGCTGCTCGTCGAATGGGACTCGGTCGAGGCCCACGAGGACAACTTCCGCGCCACCGATCGCTTCGAGCGGTGGCGCGCGTTGATCGGCCCGCACTTCGCCGGGCCGCCCGTGGTCGAACACTTCCTCGACGTACCGGCCCTCGACGCACCGGCCTGA
- a CDS encoding AAA family ATPase: MSERAPEFGHGMVVGKFYPPHAGHHALIEAAAARCAEVTVVVAPARRESVPLTLRLDWLREVHADTPWVRFVGRYDDHPVDYDDPAVWDAHCAVFRAAVGSRRVDAVFSSEAYGVELARRFDAVPVSVDPDRRTVPVSGTAVRADPTAHWRWLSPPVRAWFVRRVVVVGAESTGTTTMAEALAAHYGTPWVPEYGRELTARKLARLRERVPQASVFDVTWDRDDFRTVVREQQAAEDAAARTSGPLLICDTDARATAVWEERYLGSASPEVRAAARRPALYLLTDHQGVPFTDDGLRDGEHLRAWMTERFRTELAGCGVPVVELSGSHAERLARAVRACDDLLAAGWSLADPIAAPDRA, translated from the coding sequence ATGAGCGAGCGGGCACCGGAGTTCGGGCACGGGATGGTGGTGGGCAAGTTCTACCCGCCGCACGCCGGGCACCACGCGCTGATCGAGGCGGCGGCCGCCCGCTGCGCGGAGGTCACCGTGGTGGTGGCGCCCGCGCGCCGGGAGTCCGTTCCCCTCACCCTGCGGCTGGACTGGTTGCGGGAGGTGCACGCGGACACGCCGTGGGTCCGTTTCGTCGGCCGGTACGACGACCATCCCGTCGACTACGACGACCCGGCCGTCTGGGACGCGCACTGTGCGGTGTTCCGGGCGGCGGTCGGTTCGCGCCGGGTGGACGCGGTGTTCTCCTCCGAGGCGTACGGCGTCGAGTTGGCTCGGCGCTTCGACGCCGTACCCGTGTCGGTGGATCCGGATCGGCGGACGGTGCCGGTGTCCGGCACGGCCGTGCGTGCGGACCCGACGGCGCACTGGCGGTGGTTGAGCCCGCCGGTGCGTGCCTGGTTCGTCCGGCGGGTGGTGGTGGTCGGCGCCGAGTCGACGGGCACCACCACGATGGCCGAGGCGCTCGCGGCGCACTACGGCACGCCCTGGGTCCCGGAGTACGGCCGGGAGTTGACCGCCCGCAAGCTGGCCCGGCTGCGGGAGCGTGTCCCGCAGGCGAGCGTCTTCGACGTCACCTGGGACCGGGACGACTTTCGCACCGTGGTCCGCGAGCAGCAGGCCGCCGAGGACGCGGCGGCGCGCACGAGTGGTCCGCTGCTGATCTGTGACACCGACGCGCGGGCCACGGCGGTGTGGGAGGAGCGTTACCTGGGCAGCGCGTCGCCGGAGGTCCGGGCCGCGGCCCGCCGGCCGGCGCTCTATCTGCTCACGGATCACCAGGGGGTGCCCTTCACCGACGACGGGCTGCGCGACGGTGAGCATCTGCGGGCCTGGATGACCGAGCGGTTCCGTACCGAGCTGGCGGGGTGCGGGGTGCCGGTGGTGGAGCTGTCCGGGTCGCATGCCGAGCGGCTGGCACGGGCGGTGCGGGCCTGCGACGACCTGCTCGCCGCCGGCTGGTCGCTCGCCGACCCGATCGCCGCACCCGACAGGGCCTGA
- a CDS encoding tyrosine-protein phosphatase — protein sequence MTGQGWELVGAPNARELGGLVGAGGRRVRVGQLIRTPALGRLTDDDLPVLAKLGPACVVDLRADSEIAVAPADRLAGEPRVVCLPVHDPEHPVFTYVSAVLLGHDLDAYAELARQGTAGAMAAIYRWFVTGESARIGFAEAVRLAGRPENLPLVYHCSAGKDRTGWLTVILLTALGVDEAAIRADYLRNNELTDSLRAVIVEAMRRRQPDLDVNAVLPVLEVRAEYLDAGYDEVRRVHGSFDAYLRDGLGLTDGDIGALRAHLLE from the coding sequence ATGACCGGGCAGGGCTGGGAGTTGGTGGGCGCACCGAACGCGCGTGAGCTGGGCGGGCTCGTCGGCGCGGGCGGGCGGCGGGTCCGGGTGGGGCAACTGATCCGTACTCCCGCGTTGGGTCGGCTCACCGACGACGACCTGCCGGTGCTGGCGAAGCTGGGGCCGGCGTGCGTGGTCGACCTCCGGGCCGACTCGGAGATCGCGGTCGCCCCGGCCGACCGGCTCGCCGGTGAGCCGCGGGTGGTGTGCCTACCGGTGCACGACCCGGAGCACCCGGTCTTCACGTACGTCTCGGCGGTGCTGCTCGGCCACGACCTGGACGCGTACGCGGAGCTGGCCCGGCAGGGCACGGCGGGCGCGATGGCGGCCATCTACCGGTGGTTCGTCACCGGGGAGTCGGCCCGGATCGGCTTCGCCGAGGCGGTGCGGCTGGCCGGCCGGCCGGAGAACCTGCCGTTGGTCTACCACTGCTCCGCCGGCAAGGACCGCACCGGCTGGCTCACCGTCATCCTGTTGACGGCGCTCGGGGTGGACGAGGCGGCGATCCGCGCCGACTACCTGCGCAACAACGAGTTGACCGACAGCCTGCGCGCGGTGATCGTCGAGGCGATGCGACGGCGGCAGCCCGACCTGGACGTCAACGCGGTGCTTCCGGTGCTGGAGGTCCGCGCCGAGTACCTCGACGCCGGATACGACGAGGTGCGCCGGGTGCACGGCTCGTTCGACGCGTACCTGCGGGACGGGCTGGGGTTGACCGACGGCGACATCGGGGCGCTGCGGGCGCACCTGCTGGAGTGA
- a CDS encoding TerC family protein, with the protein MDVSGLVWAGTLVALTAVLLVDLLIIGRRPHEPSVRESSLWVAFYVGLALLFGAGVWLTSGASAAGQFYTGWLTEYSLSVDNLFVFVIIMARFGVPRQYQQKVLLVGIVLALVMRGGFIAAGAALITQFSWVFYIFGAFLIYTAVNLARQGEPDEDEFSENVLIRWSRKALPISKDYDGAKLTTHEAGKRLFTPMLIVMIAIGTTDLIFALDSIPAIFGITQEPYLVFTANVFALMGLRQLYFLLGGLLDRLIYLSYGLAVVLGFIGVKLVLEALADNNLPFINGGEHVGWAPHIPIWLSLLVIIGTLGIATAASLIKSSRDRRRELVDARR; encoded by the coding sequence TTGGACGTGTCCGGATTGGTGTGGGCGGGAACGCTCGTCGCACTGACTGCGGTTCTGCTCGTCGACCTGTTGATCATTGGTCGGCGCCCGCACGAGCCGAGTGTGCGGGAGTCGAGCCTCTGGGTCGCCTTCTACGTCGGTCTCGCCCTGCTCTTCGGCGCCGGTGTCTGGTTGACCTCCGGGGCCAGCGCGGCCGGGCAGTTCTACACCGGTTGGCTCACCGAGTACAGCCTCTCGGTGGACAACCTCTTCGTCTTCGTGATCATCATGGCCCGCTTCGGGGTGCCCCGGCAGTACCAGCAGAAGGTGCTGCTCGTCGGCATCGTGCTGGCGCTGGTGATGCGCGGTGGGTTCATCGCCGCCGGCGCCGCGTTGATCACGCAGTTCTCCTGGGTCTTCTACATCTTCGGCGCGTTCCTGATCTACACCGCGGTGAACCTGGCCCGGCAGGGTGAGCCGGACGAGGACGAGTTCTCCGAGAACGTGCTGATCCGGTGGAGCCGCAAGGCGCTGCCGATCTCGAAGGACTACGACGGCGCGAAGCTCACCACCCACGAGGCCGGCAAGCGGCTGTTCACCCCGATGCTGATCGTGATGATCGCGATCGGCACCACCGACCTGATCTTCGCCCTGGACTCGATCCCGGCGATCTTCGGCATCACCCAGGAGCCGTACCTGGTCTTCACCGCCAACGTCTTCGCGTTGATGGGCCTCCGGCAGCTCTACTTCCTGCTCGGCGGCCTGCTCGACCGGCTGATCTACCTCAGCTACGGCCTGGCCGTGGTGCTCGGCTTCATCGGCGTCAAGCTGGTGCTGGAGGCGTTGGCCGACAACAACCTGCCGTTCATCAACGGTGGCGAGCACGTCGGTTGGGCTCCGCACATCCCGATCTGGCTGTCGCTGCTGGTCATCATCGGCACCCTGGGCATCGCCACCGCCGCCAGCCTGATCAAGTCCTCCCGGGACCGACGCCGCGAGCTGGTCGACGCCCGCCGCTGA
- a CDS encoding serine hydrolase, translating to MTWDDLDAHLDRVPGTVSAYVGRLDAPPTWTRHPDAAHYAASTMKVAVLAALHRAAEAGTLDLDAPVAVVNEFDSARPGAPRFSCAQPYDNDDAVWDRLGATATLRWLADRMIVRSSNLATNVVIGHVGLPAVADVWASAGARTSVTGRGIEDFAAREAGITNTVTAADLAALLGALASGANSPGPIASPAACAAMLDVLFAQEHREDLAAGLPEGTRIAHKNGWVRGVRHGVGVVLPDDAPAYLIAVCTTTDPDDGVADDACLLIADVSARVWAARHDL from the coding sequence GACTCGACGCGCCGCCGACCTGGACCCGCCACCCGGACGCCGCCCACTACGCCGCCAGCACCATGAAGGTGGCGGTGCTCGCCGCGCTGCACCGCGCCGCCGAGGCCGGCACACTGGACCTGGACGCCCCGGTCGCGGTGGTCAACGAGTTCGACTCCGCCCGACCCGGCGCGCCCCGGTTCTCCTGCGCCCAGCCCTACGACAACGACGACGCGGTCTGGGACCGGCTGGGCGCGACGGCCACCCTGCGCTGGTTGGCCGACCGGATGATCGTGCGGTCCAGCAACCTGGCCACCAACGTGGTCATCGGTCACGTGGGGCTTCCGGCGGTGGCCGACGTCTGGGCGTCGGCGGGCGCCCGCACCAGCGTCACCGGCCGGGGCATCGAGGACTTCGCGGCCCGCGAGGCCGGCATCACCAACACGGTCACCGCCGCCGACCTGGCCGCCCTGCTCGGCGCGCTCGCCTCCGGCGCGAACTCCCCCGGCCCGATCGCCTCGCCCGCCGCGTGCGCCGCCATGCTGGACGTCCTCTTCGCCCAGGAGCACCGCGAGGACCTGGCCGCCGGTCTGCCCGAGGGCACCCGCATCGCGCACAAGAACGGGTGGGTACGCGGAGTCCGGCACGGCGTCGGCGTGGTGCTGCCCGACGACGCCCCTGCGTACCTGATCGCCGTCTGCACCACCACCGACCCGGACGACGGGGTCGCCGACGACGCCTGCCTGCTGATCGCGGACGTCTCCGCGCGGGTCTGGGCCGCCCGCCACGACCTCTGA
- a CDS encoding C40 family peptidase yields the protein MELQPGREAVVRVAVATLWTSPEAVRPVDGPALTARADILAWVSGMNTDQQVGDCVLSQLLLGERVLVSELRPDGWARVVAVEQPAAKLDPRGYPGWLPVEQLTAVDPAATGTAPPLVVDTTVTGLHAAPGGPVVVPGIVVGTRLVPAGPARDDWRPVHVPGQAEPLWLPDDHLVATPAAAPNAQQALAVAQRLLDVIYIWGGLSAHGIDCSGLVHLAWRRLGVLLPRDADDQAAATTPLTLGAERPGDLYFFARPGRKIHHIGIVTAPPGDGGERRMLHACYRRRRVIEEPLPADRTATLVGAHRV from the coding sequence GTGGAGCTGCAACCGGGCCGTGAGGCCGTCGTCCGGGTCGCGGTGGCAACGCTGTGGACCTCCCCCGAGGCGGTCCGCCCCGTCGACGGCCCGGCACTGACCGCCCGCGCCGACATCCTGGCCTGGGTCTCCGGGATGAACACCGACCAGCAGGTCGGCGACTGCGTACTGAGCCAACTTCTGCTCGGCGAGCGGGTCCTCGTCAGCGAACTCCGACCGGACGGCTGGGCACGGGTCGTCGCCGTCGAGCAGCCCGCCGCCAAGCTCGATCCGCGCGGCTACCCGGGATGGCTCCCCGTCGAGCAACTGACAGCCGTCGACCCGGCCGCCACCGGCACCGCACCACCGCTGGTGGTGGACACCACTGTCACCGGGCTGCACGCCGCGCCGGGCGGTCCGGTGGTGGTGCCCGGCATCGTCGTCGGCACCCGCCTCGTCCCCGCCGGCCCCGCACGCGACGACTGGCGGCCGGTACACGTGCCCGGCCAGGCCGAGCCGCTCTGGCTGCCCGACGACCACCTCGTCGCGACGCCCGCCGCCGCGCCGAACGCCCAGCAGGCGCTGGCGGTGGCGCAGCGGCTGCTGGACGTGATCTACATCTGGGGTGGCCTCTCGGCGCACGGCATCGACTGCTCCGGGCTGGTGCACCTGGCCTGGCGGCGGCTCGGGGTGCTGCTGCCCCGCGACGCCGACGACCAGGCCGCCGCCACCACGCCGCTGACGTTGGGCGCGGAACGCCCCGGCGACCTGTACTTCTTCGCCCGACCCGGCCGCAAGATCCACCACATCGGTATCGTCACCGCCCCACCCGGTGACGGCGGCGAGCGGCGGATGCTGCACGCCTGCTACCGCCGTCGGCGGGTCATCGAGGAACCGTTGCCGGCCGACCGGACGGCCACCCTGGTGGGCGCGCACCGGGTCTAG